Below is a window of Nocardioides conyzicola DNA.
GCCCCCGTCGTACGGCGTGGCGTCGTACCCGTCCTCGGACTCGTCGTCCAGGATCCCCGGGGCCTCGTGGTCCGCGTCGTACTCGTCCGTCATCGCATCTCCTCGAGGGTCTCCCCGGGCGCGGTCCCCGTCGCGCGCTCGGTGTCCAGTGCATGTTGCAGGATCAGGACGGCGGCGGCCTGGTCGACCACGGCGCGCCGCTTGCTCCCCCTCCGACCCTGGTCGCGCAGCATAGCCTCCGCCGACACCGTGGTCATGCGCTCGTCGACGAGTCGCACCGGCACCGGCGCCACCCGGCGCGCGAGGGCGTCTGCGAACTCGCGGACCTTGACCGCCGCCGGACCCTCGCGACCAGAGAGGGACCGCGGCAGGCCGACGACGACCTCGACCACCGTCGACTCCTCCTGCTCCGCCGCCAGGATCTTGGCGATCCGGGCCAGGTCGCCCTTGCCCCGGCGCACCGTCTCCACCGGGCTCGCGAGGAAGCCCGACGGGTCGCTGCGCGCGACCCCGATCCGGGCGTCACCGGGGTCGATCCCGATCCGTACGCCGTGGCGCATGTCGTGTCGGTCCTGCTCAGCCGGCCGCGACGCGGCCGACCTCGGCGGCCACCACCGCCAGCGCCTCGTCGATGCGGGAGACGTCGGTGCCGCCGCCCTGGGCGACGTCGTCCTTGCCGCCACCCTTGCCACCCACCAGCGGCCCGACAGCGCGGACCAGGTCGTTGGCGCTCAGCCCGCGAGCCCGCGCGTCGTCGTTGACCGCGGCGACCACCGAGACCTTGCCGTCGGCGGCGCCGATGATGACGACCACGCCCGGCTCCCCCTGCGGCAGCCGACCGCGGACGTCGAGCGCGAGGGTGCGCACGTCGCCGCCGCCCGCGCCGTCGACGCGGTGCGCGACCAGGTTGACCGGTCCGACCTTGGCCGCGCCGCTCGCCAGCTGGCCGCCACCGGAGAGCAGCTGACCGACGCGGGCCTTCTCGATCTCCTTCTCGGCGGTGCGCAGCCGCTCGACCAGGTCGCCGACGCGGCCGACCAGGTCGTCGGGCTGGGTCTTGAGCAGACCGGTGAGCTGCGCGACGACGTCGCGCTCGCGGGCGAGGTACCGGAAGCCCTCCACGCCGGTGAACGCCTCGATGCGCCGGTTGCCCGATCCGACCGAGGCCTCGCCGGTGACGACGATCGTGCCGATCTGCGAGGAGTGGTCCACGTGCGTGCCGCCGCAGAGCTCGCGCGACCAGGGGCCCCCGATCTCGACGACGCGCACCTTGGTGTTGTCGTAGGTCTCGCCGAAGAGCGCGATCGCGCCCCACTCCTTGGCCTCGGGGAGCGTCATGTACTGCCAGCCGACCGGGAGGTCGGCACGCAGGGCCTCGTTGGCGACCTGCTCGATGTCGCGGACCTGCTCCGGCGACAGGCCCGTGGTCCAGCCGAAGTCGAGGCGCAGGTAGCCGGGCCGGTTGTAGGAGCCGGACTGCAGCGCCGAGGGGCCTAGCACCTCGCGCAGCGAGGCGTGCACCACGTGGGTGCCGGAGTGCGCCTGCCGCGCGCCGGTGCGCCACTCGGGGTCGACCTGCGCGTGCAGGAGGTGGTCGCCGGGCGTGAACTCGCCGTCGACGACGCGCACCTGGTGCACGACGAGGCCCTTGATCGGGCGCTGGACGTCGAGGACCTCGAGCCGGCCGCCGTCGAACTCGATCGTGCCCGCGTCGGCCGCCTGGCCGCCGGACTCGGCGTAGAACGGCGTGCGGTCGAGCACCAGCTCGCCGACGTCGCCCGCGACGAGCGACCTCGCCGGCGTACCCCCGACGAGCAGCGCGAGCGCGTTGGACTCGGTCTCGAGGGTCTCGTACGCGAGCCACTCCGTCGGTCCGTGCTCGTCGAGCACGGTGCGGTAGACGCCGGTGTCGGCGTGCTGGCCGCGCTTGGAGCGGGCGTCGGCCTTGGCCCGCTCGCGCTGCTCGGCCATGAGCGAGCGGAAGCCCGCCTCGTCGACCGCGAGCCCCGCCTCGGAAGCCATCTCCAGCGTCAGGTCGATCGGGAAGCCGTACGTGTCGTGCAGCGCGAACGCCTGGTCGCCCGACAGCGTCGTCCTCCCGGACTTCTTCACGTCCAGCGCGGCGAGGTCGAAGATCTGGGTGCCGGCCTGGAGCGTCTTGCGGAACGTCTCCTCCTCGGCGTACGCGACCCGCGAGATCCGCTCCCAGTCGGTGTGCAGGTCGGTGTAGGTCTCGCCCATCTTGTCGCGGCTGACCGGGAACAGCTCGGGCAGCGCCGGGTCCTCGTAGCCGAGCAGGCGGATCGAGCGGACCGCGCGGCGCAGCAGGCGGCGCAGCACGTAGCCGCGCGCCTCGTTGCCGGGCGTGACGCCGTCGCCGATCAGCATCATCGAGCTGCGCACGTGGTCGGCGATGACGCGGAAGCGCACGTCGTCCTCGTGGTCGGCGCCGTACCGGCGGCCGGTGAGCTGCTCGGCCATCTGGATGACCGGGAACATCACGTCGATCTCGTACATGTTCTCGACGCCCTGCGTCATGAACGCGACCCGCTCGAGACCCATGCCGGTGTCGATGTTCTTCTTCGGGAGCGACCCCGAGATGTCGAAGTCCTCCTTGCTGCGGACGGCGCTGAGCTCGTCCTGCATGAAGACCAGGTTCCAGAACTCCAGGTAGCGGTCCTCGGCGGAGAAGTCACCGTCCGCGCCGTACGCCGGGCCGCGGTCGATCAGGATCTCCGAGCACGGGCCTCCGGGGCCGGGCACGCCCATCGACCAGTAGTTCTCGGACTTGCCGAGCCGCGCGATCCGGTCGTCGGGCAGCCCGGTGATCTTGCGCCAGAGCGCGACCGCCTCCGGGTCGTCGACGTACACGCTGGGGTAGAGCTTGGCCTCGTCGAAGCCCCAGCCGCCCTCGGACTGCGGCTTGGTGACGAGGTCCCACGCGAGCTCGATCGCGTGCTCCTTGAAGTAGTCGCCGAAGGAGAAGTTGCCGCACATCTCGAAGAACGTGCCGTGCCGGGTCGTCTTGCCGACGTCCTCGATGTCGGGCGTGCGCACGCACTTCTGCACGCTGGTGGCGCGGTCGTACGGCGGGGTCTCCTGGCCGAGGAAGTAGGGCTTGAACGGCACCATGCCGGCGTTGACGAAGAGCAGGTTCGGGTCGTCGAGCAGCAGCGAGGCCGAGGGCACCGGGGTGTGGCCGTCGCGCTCGAAGTGAGCCACGAACCTCCGGCGGATCTCCGCGGTGTCCATCAGTTGCTGCCTTCCTGGTGCTGTTCGGTCGATTCGGTGGTCGAGCCTGTCGAGACCGCCTTGTGGCGACCCCCGCTGAGCTCTGGTGTCCCATGAGGCACGAGCCCGAGGCGCTCGCGCAACTCGGATTCCTTGGCCGCCTGGCCCTGCGCGACCTCGTCGCGGAAGAGCCGGGCACCCACCTCGAGCGCGCCGAGCCGGTCCTTGAGCCCGTCGACGGTGAAGACCTCGGCCGCACGCCGGCCCCGCACCATCACGTAGGCGGCGGTGCCGGCTCCGGCGACGAACCAGAGCCCTCGTCTCATGCGGCGTCGTCCTCTTCCGGCCGGCTGGCCCGTTGCCGGTCCTGCCACTGGCGGACGGCCTCGCGGGTGTCGACCTTGCGCTGCTTGCGCGCCCGCTTCACCTCGCGCCTCATCTCGAAGCGGATCCGGTTGCGGGTCTCCGGGTCGAGGGCCCGGCGTACGCCGTGGGCGAGCGAGGCGGCCTTCACCACCGTCTCGCGCAGCACGAGGTCCGCGAAGAGCGCGGTGCCGATCGCCGACGCCGGCTCGACCTCCGCCGGCTGCGGGCCGTGCTCCCGACCCAGGTCGGTGATCACGAACGACGCCTCGGGCGCCGGCTTGGGCTTGTCGAGACGGCGCTCGAGCGCCGTGAGCTGGTCGCGCAGCAGGGCGGTCTCCGCCTGGGACTCCGCCGCCACCCGTTCGACCCGCGAGCGGGTGCGCAGGAGCGCGACGGCGAGGGCCAGCGCCACGAGCGCCATCACCCCGGCCACCACGGGCGCGATCCAGTCCTGCATGGTGACCGACCCTATCGCGCGCCCCCGCCTCGGATGATCCGGCGTACACGTTCCCAGCGCTCCTTGATCGACGCCTCCGCGCCGAGGGAGGTGGGCTGGTAGTAGTCACGGTCGAGCACGACGTCGGGGGCGTACTGCTGCTCGGCGATGCCGAAGGGCTCGTCGTGGCTGTACTTGTACGCCGAGCCGTGGCCGAGCTTCTTGGCGCCGGCGTAGTGCGCGTCGCGCAGCGCCGGCGGGACGTGGCCGATCTTGCCGGCCCGGACGTCCGCGATCGCGGCACCGATCGCGGTGGTCACGGCGTTGGACTTCGGGGCGACCGCCAGCGCGATGGTCGCGTGCGCCAGCGTGAGCTGGGCCTCCGGCATCCCGATCAGCTGCACGGTCTGCGCCGCGGCGACGGCGATCGGCAACGCCGTCGGGTCGGCGAGCCCGATGTCCTCGGAGGCCAGGATCATCAGCCGCCGCGTGATGAAGCGCGGGTCCTCCCCCGCCTCGATCATCCGGGCCAGGTAGTGGAGGGCCGCATCGACGTCGGAGCCTCGGATGGACTTGATGAAGGCGCTGACGACGTCGTAGTGCTGGTCGCCCTGGCGGTCGTAGCGCACCGCCGCCCGGTCGACGGCGGTCTCGGCCGTCGCCAGGTCGACGGTGTCCAGGCCCTGCGACGTCGCCGCGCCGGCCGAGGCCTCGAGGTAGGTCAGGGACCGTCGCGCGTCTCCCCCGGCGAGCCGGACCAGGTGCTCGAGAGCCTCCTCCTCGACCTTGACCTTCCCGCCGAGGCCGCGCTCGTCGACCAGGGCCTGGTCCAGGACCGCGCGTACGTCGTCGTCGGTCAGCGACTCCAGCCGCAGCAGCAGGCTGCGTGACAGCAGCGGCGCGATCACGCTGAAGAAGGGGTTCTCGGTCGTCGCAGCGATCAGCGTGACCCAGCGGTTCTCGACGCCCGGCAGGAGCCCGTCCTGCTGGGCCTTGCTGAACCGGTGCACCTCGTCGACGAAGAGCACCGTCTCGCGGCCGGTGGCCACGAGCTCGGCCCGCGCGCTGTCGATCGCGGCCCGGACCTCCTTGACGCCCGCGGACACGGCGGACACCTCGACGAAGCGACGGTCGGTCTGCTGGCTGACGATCGAGGCGATCGTGGTCTTCCCGGTCCCCGGAGGTCCCCAGAGCAGCAGGGACATCGACTGGTCGCCCTCGACCAGGCGCCGCAGCGGCGATCCGGGGGCGCGCAGCTGCGCCTGGCCGACCAGCTCCTCGAGCGTCCGCGGTCGCATCCGGACCGCGAGCGGCGCCGACGCGTGTGTGTTCGCGTTCAGCGAGCCGCCCCCGGCGCGAGGCGCCGCACCGGGGGTCTCGAACAGTCCGTCTTCCACGCAGTCAGGCTAGAGG
It encodes the following:
- the ruvX gene encoding Holliday junction resolvase RuvX codes for the protein MRHGVRIGIDPGDARIGVARSDPSGFLASPVETVRRGKGDLARIAKILAAEQEESTVVEVVVGLPRSLSGREGPAAVKVREFADALARRVAPVPVRLVDERMTTVSAEAMLRDQGRRGSKRRAVVDQAAAVLILQHALDTERATGTAPGETLEEMR
- the alaS gene encoding alanine--tRNA ligase; its protein translation is MDTAEIRRRFVAHFERDGHTPVPSASLLLDDPNLLFVNAGMVPFKPYFLGQETPPYDRATSVQKCVRTPDIEDVGKTTRHGTFFEMCGNFSFGDYFKEHAIELAWDLVTKPQSEGGWGFDEAKLYPSVYVDDPEAVALWRKITGLPDDRIARLGKSENYWSMGVPGPGGPCSEILIDRGPAYGADGDFSAEDRYLEFWNLVFMQDELSAVRSKEDFDISGSLPKKNIDTGMGLERVAFMTQGVENMYEIDVMFPVIQMAEQLTGRRYGADHEDDVRFRVIADHVRSSMMLIGDGVTPGNEARGYVLRRLLRRAVRSIRLLGYEDPALPELFPVSRDKMGETYTDLHTDWERISRVAYAEEETFRKTLQAGTQIFDLAALDVKKSGRTTLSGDQAFALHDTYGFPIDLTLEMASEAGLAVDEAGFRSLMAEQRERAKADARSKRGQHADTGVYRTVLDEHGPTEWLAYETLETESNALALLVGGTPARSLVAGDVGELVLDRTPFYAESGGQAADAGTIEFDGGRLEVLDVQRPIKGLVVHQVRVVDGEFTPGDHLLHAQVDPEWRTGARQAHSGTHVVHASLREVLGPSALQSGSYNRPGYLRLDFGWTTGLSPEQVRDIEQVANEALRADLPVGWQYMTLPEAKEWGAIALFGETYDNTKVRVVEIGGPWSRELCGGTHVDHSSQIGTIVVTGEASVGSGNRRIEAFTGVEGFRYLARERDVVAQLTGLLKTQPDDLVGRVGDLVERLRTAEKEIEKARVGQLLSGGGQLASGAAKVGPVNLVAHRVDGAGGGDVRTLALDVRGRLPQGEPGVVVIIGAADGKVSVVAAVNDDARARGLSANDLVRAVGPLVGGKGGGKDDVAQGGGTDVSRIDEALAVVAAEVGRVAAG
- a CDS encoding DUF6167 family protein, which translates into the protein MRRGLWFVAGAGTAAYVMVRGRRAAEVFTVDGLKDRLGALEVGARLFRDEVAQGQAAKESELRERLGLVPHGTPELSGGRHKAVSTGSTTESTEQHQEGSN
- a CDS encoding replication-associated recombination protein A, with protein sequence MEDGLFETPGAAPRAGGGSLNANTHASAPLAVRMRPRTLEELVGQAQLRAPGSPLRRLVEGDQSMSLLLWGPPGTGKTTIASIVSQQTDRRFVEVSAVSAGVKEVRAAIDSARAELVATGRETVLFVDEVHRFSKAQQDGLLPGVENRWVTLIAATTENPFFSVIAPLLSRSLLLRLESLTDDDVRAVLDQALVDERGLGGKVKVEEEALEHLVRLAGGDARRSLTYLEASAGAATSQGLDTVDLATAETAVDRAAVRYDRQGDQHYDVVSAFIKSIRGSDVDAALHYLARMIEAGEDPRFITRRLMILASEDIGLADPTALPIAVAAAQTVQLIGMPEAQLTLAHATIALAVAPKSNAVTTAIGAAIADVRAGKIGHVPPALRDAHYAGAKKLGHGSAYKYSHDEPFGIAEQQYAPDVVLDRDYYQPTSLGAEASIKERWERVRRIIRGGGAR